The DNA segment CGAGGCTGCCGGTCGGCAGGGAATGGACGTGATCGTCGACAATGTGGGCGCCGGGAGCTTGCCGTTCAGCCTGCGGGCTGCCGCCAAGGGGGGACGCATCCTGACCGTCGGCAACACGGGCGGACCGGTCTTCGAGCTCGACAACCGCTTCATCTTCGGAAGGCACCTCTCCCTCCTGGGGTCGACCATGGGGACACACACCGACTTCCGGGAGGTCATGCACTTGGTATTTGAAGGGCGGCTCCGGCCGGTGATCGACCGTAGCTACCCTCTGGCCCAGGCCGCCCAGGCGCAGCAGCGCCTGGAGGCGGGCGAGCAGATGGGGAAGATTACCCTTGCCATCGACTGAGCCGCCCACCGGCCCGGCCGCCCTCGGTCTCCAATCTGACGGCAGGGATTGATGCGGGACCCGCACCCCCACCGACCGACTTCCGTAACCCTGCTTGCCATTGGCGTGTTATTGTTCACAGCCTGGCACGCCATTCGCCTGGCGGCCAGCCTGTCGCTGCCCTCCCTGCCCCTGTCCGTGCCGGGCTGGTATCTTCCGCTGACCGGGGGCGTCTGGGTCGCCTGCGGCCTGCTGGCGCTGGTGGGAATCCTGCGGCGACGACCATGGGCCCCATCGATGATCGGATGGACCAGCCTGGTCTACGTCATCTGGCGGCTGGCGGATCGGGCACTGCTGGCACGCTCAGACTACGCCGCCCAGACGCTGTCCGGACAGGCCGGATTGCTTGTGCTCGGATTGGCGGGAGTGGGGTGGATCCTCCGGCGGACCGCCGCCCGAACCTACTTCAAGGAGTCGGCGCAATGAGCCACAGCGAGAAGTTCGAACGGCTGAACAAGCTGCGCGAGGAAGCCCTCACCGGGGGCGGTCCAGAACGCGCCGACTCGCAGCACGCCCGTGGCCGGCTGACGGCTCGCGAGCGCCTGGACCTGCTGCTGGACAAGGGCTCGTTCCGCGAGACCGACATGTTCGTCACCCACCGCACGACGGAATTCGGCCTGGAGAACAAGAAGGTGCTCGCCGATAGCGTTGTCACCGGCTGGGGGACGATCGAAGGACGTCTGGTGTACGTGTTCTCGCAGGACTTCACCGTCTTCGGCGGCAGCCTGGGTGAGGTGCATGCCGAGAAGCTGTGCAAGCTGATGGATATGGCGATGAAGAGCGGCGCCCCGCTGATCGGATTGAATGACTCGGGCGGGGCTCGTATCCAGGAGGGCGTGGTCTCACTCGGCGGCTATGCCGACATCTTCCTGCGCAACACTCTGGCCTCCGGGGTGATCCCGCAGATCAGCGCCATCATGGGCCCATGCGCCGGCGGGGCGGTGTACTCGCCGGCCCTGACGGACTTCATCTTCATGGTGCGCAATTCGTCGTACATGTTCGTCACTGGGCCGGATGTGGTCAAGACGGTGACGCATGAGGATGTCACCTTCGAACAGCTTGGCGGCGCCGATGTCCACGCCTCAACTTCGGGCGTCTGCCATTACGTGGCGGAAAATGATGGCGACTGCCTGTACATGATCCGGCTGCTGCTCTCGTACTTGCCGCAGAACAACATGGAGGATCCTGCCCACCTGGCGACCGGCGATGACCGTCTGCGCACCGAGGCCGCGCTGGACAGCATCATCCCGGATGACCCGAGCAAGCCCTATGAGATGCGGGATGTGATCCGGCTGGTTGTCGACAACGGCGCCTTCTTTGAGTTGCAGGAGCACTACGCTCCGAATATCGTCATCGGCTTCTCCCGCTTAGGCGGCCACAGCGTCGGGATTGTCGCCAATCAGCCGGCCGTCCTGGCCGGCGTGCTCGACATCAACTCCTCCGACAAGGCCGGACGGTTCGTCCGCTTCTGTGACTCCTTCAACATCCCGATCATCACCTTCGTCGACGTGCCGGGCTTCATGCCTGGCACAGCCCAGGAGCATGGCGGGATCATTCGGCATGGCGCCAAGCTGCTGTTCGCCTACTGTGAGGCTACTGTCCCCAAGATCACCGTCATAACCCGCAAGGCCTACGGCGGGGCGTACGACGTGATGTCCTCCAAGCACATTCGCGGCGATCTCAACTTGGCCTGGCCGACGGCCGAGCTGGCGGTCATGGGTCCTGAGGGCGCGGTCAAGATCATCTTCCGCAAGGAACTGGCGGAGGCCGAGAATCCCGACGAACGCAAGGCCCAGCTGGTGGAGGAGTACCGCCAGCGCTTTGCCAACCCGTATATCGCCGCCTCGCGCGGCTATCTTGACGACGTCATCGAGCCGCGGCTGACCCGCCCGCGTCTGATCAACGCCCTCGAGATGCTCGCCAACAAGCGCGATGCCAACCCCGCCAAGAAGCATGGCAATATCCCCCTCTGACGCCCGGGATATGGCGCCGGCGCTAGCTGTCGGGCGCTCCGGCCTGGCGGCGATCGCCGGCCATCGCCTGTTCTGGCAGGTCGAAGGGCCCGCAGCCGGGAAGCCGGTGCTGCTGTTGCACCACGGCTTGGGCTCGGTTCGCGCCTGGAAGATGCAGATTCCCAGCCTGGCCGCGGCGGGATGGCGGGTGGTGGCCTACGACCGCTGGGGGTACGGCCGGTCGGACTCACGCCCAGGCTTCCCGCCGGAGTTCCTGCAGGCCGACGCCTGCGAGGCGCTGCAACTGCTCGATCTCCTGGGTCTCGAGCGGGTGTCGATCGTCGGCCACAGCGAAGGGGGCTCCCTGGGGCTGGTGCTGGCATCGGCGCATCCCGATCGAGTCGAGCGGCTGGTGCTGGTGGCGGCGCACATCGATCGGGAGGCCGAGACCCTGCAAGGGCTGCAGGCACTGGCGCAAGCCATCCACGCCCAGCCCCTGAAGGGCGGCTTGCGCCGCGAGCATGGCCCGAAGGCCGATTCCCTGGCGCAGGCGTGGGTCGAGCGCTGGCTCGACCCGGCCGCGGAGGGCCTCAGCCTGAGTCCGGTCCTGGCCAGCATCCGCTGCCCGACGCTTGTGATCCAGGGTGAGCTCGACGAACACGCCTCCCCAGAGCACGCCCGCCGCATCGCCAGGGGGATTGCCGGCAGCGAGCTATGGCTGATCCCAGGCGTCGGCCACATGCCCATCCATGAGATCCCCGAGCAGTTCAACGCCCGTCTGATCGAGTTCCTCGGCCGCCCGGGGAATCTCGAAACGACAGGGTTGGTACAATCACTCGCAGCCAGCGCTTCCCGGGGCTGAGGGCAGGGGTCCCAGCATGCCAAAGCGGCAGATGTTCACCAAAGTGCTCGTGGCCAACCGGGGCGAGATTGCCGTACGCGTGTTGCGCGCCTGCCGCGAGCTCGGGCTGGAGACGGTGGCCGTGTTCTCCGATGCCGACCGCACCGCCCTGCACCCGCGCTACGCCGATGAGGCCTATTGGCTCGGGCCGTCGCCGGCCCGCGAGTCGTACCTGCGGGGCGACCGGATCATCCAGATCGCCCGCGAGTGTGGCGCCGGGGCCATCCACCCAGGATATGGATTCCTGGCCGAGCGCGACGATTTTGCCCATGCGGTTGAGCAGGCCGGCCTGGTGTTCATCGGTCCGCGGCCGAGCGCCATCGCCGCCATGGGGGACAAGGCGACCGCCCGGGCGACCGTGGCCGCGGCCGGAGTCCGGGTCGTGCCCGGAACCGAAGGCGAGGGCGGACTGCGCGATGAGGAGATCCTGGCGATCGCGCCCCAGGTGGGCTTCCCCCTGCTGATCAAGGCCACAGCCGGGGGCGGCGGCAAAGGCATGCGCGAGGTCCAGGCGATGGACGACCTGCAGGCGCTGCTGCAATCCGCCCGGCGCGAGGCCGAGGCCGCCTTCGGCGATGGCAGCGTGTACCTGGAGAAGCTGGTCACCGGCGCCCGGCACATCGAGTTTCAGATCATGGCCGACAGCCATGGCAATATCATCCATCTGGGAGAGCGCGAATGCTCGCTGCAGCGACGCCACCAGAAGCTGTTGGAAGAGGCCCCCTCGCCCTCGATGGAAGATGACCTGCGCTACCGCATGGGTCAGGTGGCCTGCACGGCCGCCGCCTCCGTCGGCTACCTCAACGCCGGCACGATCGAGTTCCTGGTCGACAAGGACCACAACTTCTTCTTCCTCGAGATGAACACCCGCTTGCAGGTCGAACACCCGGTGACCGAGATGGTGACCGGGATCGACATCGTCAAGGAGCAGATCCGGATCGCCCGCGGCCGCAAGCTGCGCTACGCCCAGAGCGACGTCCAGTTCAACGGCTGGGCGATCGAGTGCCGCATCAACGCCGAGGACCCCTACAACAACTTCATGCCCTCCACGGGGGTGCTCACCCACGTGCTGCCGCCCACCGGACCGGGGGTGCGGGTGGACACCGGCGTCTTCCCCGGCTTCGAAGTCTCGCCGTACTATGACTCCTTGATCTCCAAGCTGATCTGCTGGGGGGAGACGCGCGGGGAGGCCATCCTGCGCATGCGACGCGCCCTGGAGGAGTACCGCATCCTGGGCGTCAAGACCAACATTCCCTTCCACCAGAGCATCATGGACCTGACCCGCTTCCTTGCGGGCCACTACGACACCCGCTTTGTCGAGGAGCGGTTCTCGATGGAGGAAGCCGAGGAAGGCAAGGCCAGCTATCCGGAGATCGCCGCCATCCTGGGGACCCTGGTCGCCCACCGCGAAAGCCAGCAAGCCTCCCAGATCGTGCAGCGGGGTGAGCGCGACGCCAGCAACTGGAAGTGGGTATCCCGCTATGAGCGGATGCAACGCTAGGCAGGCCCGGACATGAAGTACCTCACCACGGTCGAGGGCCAGACCTTCGAGATCGAGGTCAACGTCGAGGGCGAGCTCGTTGTTGACGGAAATTCCGTCGTCATCGACTTCCGCCCGGTCGCCGGACAGCCGGTGTACTCGCTGCTGGTCAACGGGCGCTCGTACGAGGCCTACGTCAACCCGGTGGATGACGGCCTGCAGGTCATGCTCCAGGGGCGGCTGTATCAGGTCACCGTCGAAGATGAGCGCCAGAAACGGCTGCGCGAGTCATCGGCAGGTCTGCCGGTGACCAAGGGCGAGATCCAGGTGAATGCGCCGATGCCGGGGCTGGTCGTGGCGACGGTAGTGGAGGCGGGACAACCGGTTGAGAAGGGCGAGATCCTGGCCATCCTTGAGTCGATGAAGATGCACAATGAACTCAAGGCGGCCCGGGCCGGGACGATCACTCGGGTGCGGGTCAAGGCCGGCGATAGCGTCGAACAGAACCAGGTCCTGATGACTCTCGAGTGAGGCGCAGGCCGGCCGGCTTGCCCACCACCCGGCCTGCCCCCCAAGTGCTGCCCTTGCCTATGGAGATCGAAGCCAAGTTCTACCTGACGGACCCGGACGAGCTTCGACGCCGGCTGTCCCTGCTCGGAGGCGTGCTTGCCCACGGCCCTCGGCTGGAGCGCAACTGGCGCTTCGACAACGCCGATGGACGACTAGCTGCCGACGGCCGGGTGTTGCGGTTGCGCGTCGATGATCACGCCCACCTGACCTTCAAGACCCCCAGCGACCTCCCGGAGTTCCGGGGTGAAATCGAATTCGAGGTCTCCGACCCCGCGGCCGCCCAGGCGCTGCTCGAGGCCCTGGACTACCACCCGGTCTGGCTGTACGAGAAGTGGCGAGCGGTTTATCGCCTCGATCTGGCCCAGGTCATGTTGGACGAGCTCCCGTTCGGCTCGTTCGTCGA comes from the Anaerolineales bacterium genome and includes:
- a CDS encoding biotin/lipoyl-binding protein encodes the protein MKYLTTVEGQTFEIEVNVEGELVVDGNSVVIDFRPVAGQPVYSLLVNGRSYEAYVNPVDDGLQVMLQGRLYQVTVEDERQKRLRESSAGLPVTKGEIQVNAPMPGLVVATVVEAGQPVEKGEILAILESMKMHNELKAARAGTITRVRVKAGDSVEQNQVLMTLE
- a CDS encoding alpha/beta hydrolase codes for the protein MAISPSDARDMAPALAVGRSGLAAIAGHRLFWQVEGPAAGKPVLLLHHGLGSVRAWKMQIPSLAAAGWRVVAYDRWGYGRSDSRPGFPPEFLQADACEALQLLDLLGLERVSIVGHSEGGSLGLVLASAHPDRVERLVLVAAHIDREAETLQGLQALAQAIHAQPLKGGLRREHGPKADSLAQAWVERWLDPAAEGLSLSPVLASIRCPTLVIQGELDEHASPEHARRIARGIAGSELWLIPGVGHMPIHEIPEQFNARLIEFLGRPGNLETTGLVQSLAASASRG
- the accC gene encoding acetyl-CoA carboxylase biotin carboxylase subunit, with protein sequence MPKRQMFTKVLVANRGEIAVRVLRACRELGLETVAVFSDADRTALHPRYADEAYWLGPSPARESYLRGDRIIQIARECGAGAIHPGYGFLAERDDFAHAVEQAGLVFIGPRPSAIAAMGDKATARATVAAAGVRVVPGTEGEGGLRDEEILAIAPQVGFPLLIKATAGGGGKGMREVQAMDDLQALLQSARREAEAAFGDGSVYLEKLVTGARHIEFQIMADSHGNIIHLGERECSLQRRHQKLLEEAPSPSMEDDLRYRMGQVACTAAASVGYLNAGTIEFLVDKDHNFFFLEMNTRLQVEHPVTEMVTGIDIVKEQIRIARGRKLRYAQSDVQFNGWAIECRINAEDPYNNFMPSTGVLTHVLPPTGPGVRVDTGVFPGFEVSPYYDSLISKLICWGETRGEAILRMRRALEEYRILGVKTNIPFHQSIMDLTRFLAGHYDTRFVEERFSMEEAEEGKASYPEIAAILGTLVAHRESQQASQIVQRGERDASNWKWVSRYERMQR
- a CDS encoding methylmalonyl-CoA carboxyltransferase, translating into MSHSEKFERLNKLREEALTGGGPERADSQHARGRLTARERLDLLLDKGSFRETDMFVTHRTTEFGLENKKVLADSVVTGWGTIEGRLVYVFSQDFTVFGGSLGEVHAEKLCKLMDMAMKSGAPLIGLNDSGGARIQEGVVSLGGYADIFLRNTLASGVIPQISAIMGPCAGGAVYSPALTDFIFMVRNSSYMFVTGPDVVKTVTHEDVTFEQLGGADVHASTSGVCHYVAENDGDCLYMIRLLLSYLPQNNMEDPAHLATGDDRLRTEAALDSIIPDDPSKPYEMRDVIRLVVDNGAFFELQEHYAPNIVIGFSRLGGHSVGIVANQPAVLAGVLDINSSDKAGRFVRFCDSFNIPIITFVDVPGFMPGTAQEHGGIIRHGAKLLFAYCEATVPKITVITRKAYGGAYDVMSSKHIRGDLNLAWPTAELAVMGPEGAVKIIFRKELAEAENPDERKAQLVEEYRQRFANPYIAASRGYLDDVIEPRLTRPRLINALEMLANKRDANPAKKHGNIPL
- a CDS encoding zinc-binding dehydrogenase, whose protein sequence is EAAGRQGMDVIVDNVGAGSLPFSLRAAAKGGRILTVGNTGGPVFELDNRFIFGRHLSLLGSTMGTHTDFREVMHLVFEGRLRPVIDRSYPLAQAAQAQQRLEAGEQMGKITLAID
- a CDS encoding class IV adenylate cyclase, giving the protein MRRRPAGLPTTRPAPQVLPLPMEIEAKFYLTDPDELRRRLSLLGGVLAHGPRLERNWRFDNADGRLAADGRVLRLRVDDHAHLTFKTPSDLPEFRGEIEFEVSDPAAAQALLEALDYHPVWLYEKWRAVYRLDLAQVMLDELPFGSFVEIEAASLDAVERVARRLGLDWKRRLASSYLGLFARLRQSRQLAFREATFEAFADQSPVQPEELGASDAMTEMDPSPRQTRESHE